The Bryobacteraceae bacterium genomic sequence CGTCTCCAAGCGACGCCGGGGCCGGCTGAATGTTCCCCTTCGCCGACCGGACTACCCCCGACGCCTTCCACTGCCCCGTTTTCGGATCGAACCGCGCGAAGCGCGAGGTGGAGTCTTTGCCGACGCTCTCCCGGTCCCCGCCTGCTTCGTGATAAAGCGGCAGCAGGTACTCGCCCGAAGGCAGCACCACCGGAGCGTTCCTCACCATCATTCCTTCCGCCGGCATCCCGGCCACCGCCAGCATTGATGGATCAGACCATGTCCGCGCGCCGTCCCGCGAGACCTTCATTTGAATCCGCGAAGTCGACCAGGTTTCCCCATACCGGACCACGTAGAACAGCCACACGGCGCCATCGGGGGCCTGCCACACCACCGCGTTCCCCACCGAACGGAACGGGTCCCGCGCAATCGCCGCCGGACGCGTCCACTCGCTCGATCCCTTTGCGCGTCGCGCCCCGTACACCGCCGTCTCGCGTTCATACTCGCCGCCGCCTCCGTAGTAGGCAAGGTACAGGTCTCCGTTCGCGAGTTCGGCCACCGACGCCGGATGCTTGTACGGACCCGTCGCCGTCTCCGTCCCGAACACCGCCGACGTCCGGATTCCGGCTCCAGCCCCAAGCGCGCTAAGGCAGAGGATAATGCAAAGTTTCGCGCAGCCAATCGCCATTGTTGCGAACCTCCTCAAGCAGCCGCGACCGAAGCGCTTCACGACGGTCCATCAGCCGGTAACCCGCCCGCGGACGCAGATAGCCCCGGGCTTCCGGGCGCCGGGCGAACAATGTCTCCGCACCCATCTCGCCAGCCATCCGCTCCCAACGGCGACGGTTGTCAAGCAGCGCCTTGACGATAAACGGCATCAGTGTCGAATAGTCAGCCTGAAGGCTCTCCGTCGATTGCTGATAGGTGTCCTTGTCCACCTTGCCCCACGTCACCGCCTCCGCCGGATAACACGACGACAGCGACCCATCCGTCACCGGCGCTGTCACAATCTGAACATCGAAGGCATAGCCATGAGCGTCCTTCAGTCCGAAAATCTGGCTCAGCGCCGGCTCCGGCTGCAGGTTGAAGTTCTTTGGCACGCCCCCGCCCAGGATCAACGTCGCCAGGGAGCGGGAGGGTTGGTCGAACAGCCCCCACCAGTGGAACGCGCAGGCGTCGAAAACCTCGCCGTGCAGGTCGAGATCGAACTCATAGTTCGCGATGAGCCCCGACTCCCGCATCGCCCACAGCTTCATCGAATTCAGGAACACGCTGCCATCGCCCGGAGCGCCCACGAACACCGGAACCGCCAGATCGTGACAGCGCGAAAGCAGCCCCGGGGTGACGCCGTTTCGCTTTTCAAGTGCGCCGAACCGCTTCCCGAGCAGGGAGCGGAACTCCGGTCCGGTCATCTTTCGCTGGAACTCCGGGAGCTGCAAAAGCGAGGAAACGAACCGATCCTGGTCGAGCAGCCAGGACTCCGGGAAGCCCAGGTCCGTGATGCGGATCGTCCCTTCTTCCAGCAACTTAGCATCGTCGCCGAAGATCGGGACTTGTTGAATGTCGGCGGGTTTGGCGCCGTCGAGGGCGCGGTGGCCATCGTGATAGCAGACCGCATCGGTCGTGGAAAGATACGCCACCCAACCCGTTTCGAGCAGCGGGATCAGCCAGGATTGGTGTTGCCCGGAAATCGTCACCGGGCCGGCCACGGCCAGCGTCAAAGGGCAGCCGGCTCCGATCGCCTTGTCGAGGATCGTGTATACACGGCGCAGATGGGCGCCTCCGAAGGAAGGCAGGCACTGCGTGAAAATGTCGTGAAGCGAATCGCATTCATCGACGCGCCGCGCAGCGACCGGGCGCGAATGGCTGGAATGGTTGTGCATGATCCGGAGGGCCTTCATTGATGGTAGAACAGTGGAGAATGAAGACGCTTCGATGGACGCTCCCGCTTGCCGCCGCCGCGGCTCTGGCCGGGCCGCCGGTCCGCTATGTCGGAAAAACGGTCTATCTCAACGGAGCCGTCGCCGCAGTCACACATACGTTCGACGACTCGCACACGGCGGTCCTCAGCACTCTCGACGCCCTGGACCGCTACGGCGTGAAGGCAACCGCGTTCGTGAGCACGGAACGCAAGCCGATCGAGCAGCTCTGGCCACGGCTCAACAAGGCGATCGCCGACGGTCACGAAGTCGGGTCGCACTCGCGGCGGCATCAGTGCAAATGGCCGGATACGGAAGAGATCTGCCGCCAGTTCTACGATGACTACGAAGTCGCCGGCTCGCGCGACGATATTCTCAAGAACACGAAGCAGCCCTACGTCTGGTCATGGTGCTACCCGTGCGGCAATTGCGCCAACTACGAGTTCGCCTGGAAGAAGCTCGCCGAGCACGGCTATATCGCGGCCCGCAACTATCCCGGCGAGGAGCAGGATCTGCACAACGTTCCCAACCTGATGACCTGGGCTGACAATCCGCTGAACTCCGCCTACACCCAGGTGGTGCAGAAGAAAGGGGGCATCGCCAAGTCGGGACGGACGGACGTGGCGGAGCTGAACGCCAAGTTCGATGAGGTCTACGCGCGCGGCGGCATCTATCACTTCTTGTCGCACCCGGCCTGGCTCGACTTTGGCCCGGACTCGTTCTACGAACTTCACCTGTCGTATATCAGCCGGCGGCCGGACGTCTGGTATGTGCCTTTCGGTCCGCTTCACGCGTACCGGAGACTCCGCGAGTCGACGGAAGTGCGCGAACTGGGAGAGGGCCGGTTTACGGTCCTCTCGAATCTGGATCCGAAGGTGTATTCCGGGAGCGTCACACTCGAATTCCGGGCGGACACCAACACGCGTGTTCTCTACGGAAGGCGCGAACTGAAGCAGGCAAAGCGCGGCGAAACGCCCGGCTGGGATGCCGAATTCGTGCGCGCGGATGGCGACCGCACCCTGGTGACCATACGGCCCGGACGGGCCGCGACAACGCTCGAATTCCGTTAGGGATCCGTTGCGGGCTGCGCTATAATCGAACCGCGACAGGGGAGTGCCGCCGCCGACGGCAAACCCAAACTACGACGAATCCCGAAGCCGTCCTCAACACTTTCCGCGCCGAGACCGATAAGACTGTTGTGCATCCACCTGCGATGGGGGAATCCGCGATTCTGACCGAGGCCAAGCCGCCCGCCTCGCTGCCGCAGGTGTTGGTAGCGGACGACAGCCCGGTATCGCGGCGCCTCCTCGAGGCGGTGCTCCGAAAGTGGGGCTACTCGGTGGTAGCCGTCGCAAATGGGACGGAAGCCTGGGAAATCCTCCAGAAAGAAGGCGCTCCGCAGTTGGCGATTCTGGACTGGATGATGCCGGGGTTGAGCGGCCCGGAGGTCTGCGCCCTCGTTCGCCGGCATCCGCGGACTCTCTACACCTACCTGATCCTCCTCACGTCACGGCACGAAAAAGAGGACCTCATCGCCGGTATGGAATCCGGCGCCGACGACTACCTGGTGAAGCCGTTCGACAACAATGAGCTCAAAGTTCGCCTTGGGCCGGGTCGCCGGATCGTGGAGTTGCAGGGCGAACTCATCAAGGCCCAGGAGTCCCTGCGCGAGCAGGCCACCAAGGATTCGCTCACCTCGCTCTGGAATCGCCACGCGATCTTCGAAATCCTTACCCGCGAACTCCAGCGCGCCTACCGCGAGTCCACTGCCCTCGGTATCGTCCTCGCCGACCTCGACAAATTTAAGTCTGTAAATGATACATTCGGCCACATCGCCGGCGACGAAGTCCTGCGCGAGTTCGCCGCCCGCCTGCGTAACGTCGTCCGCAGCTACGACGCCGCCGGCCGCTACGGTGGAGAAGAGTTTCTGATAATCCTTCCAGGCTGCGACGGCGACACCGCACTCCTCACCGCCGAGCGCATGCGCGAAGCCATCCACCACTCCACTTTCAACACCACCACCGCCAACCTTCCCGTCACAGCCAGCTTCGGCGTCACCGCCATCCCGCGCGGCCGCCAACTCAGTCCCGAGCAAGCCATCCGCTACGCCGACGAAGCCCTCTATCGCGCCAAGCAGCAGGGCCGCAACTGCTCGAACTTCAACCCCGTTTCCTGACCGCCCGCCGCGCTATTCCGCCGCCCGCCGCGCCACCCGAAAGTGACTCAGCGTCTTCCCGTATTCCAGAATCCCCTTCTCGAGCGCCTCGGCGATCCGCTGCCGGTGATCCCCCTTCTTCAGCAGGCTCTCCTCGCGCGGATTGCTGATGAACCCGATCTCGGTCAGCACCGCCGGCATCGACGCGCCGATCAGCACCACCAGCGGCGCCTTCTTCACCCCGCGATTCTTCAATCGACCGTGCGATTTCACTGACAACTCGTGTGACGCGCTCTGGATCTTCGCCGCGAAATCCTTCGATTCCTCAAGCGCGTCATTCTGGGCAATCTGCCGCACCAAGTCGCCAAGCTCGTGGATCGATTTCTCCGACGCCGCGTTCTCCCGCGCCGCAAGATCCATCTCCACCGGCGTGCTGGCCAAGCTCAGATAGTACGTCTCGACGCCGGCCACGGTTCGCAGCGAAGAGGCGTTCGCGTGGATCGAGAGGAACAGGTCCGCCTTGCTGTTGTTGGCGATTTCCGTGCGCTTCTCGAGAGGGATGAAGACATCCTTCGACCGCGTATAGATCACTTCGATGCCGCCCCGTTCGAGCAGGCGTCCCAACCGCAGAGCGACATCAAGCACGAGCTCTTTTTCAAGCAGCCCCGAGCGCGTCGCCGTACCTTGATCCTTGCCGCCGTGGCCGGCGTCGATCACCACGCGATTCAACTTGAGCCCCAATGCGCGCGTCAGCGATTGGTTTCCGCGCCGGTTCGGCTCTGCGGGAGCCGGTTCAAGCGCGCGCTCGTTGCCCACGATGGCCGGAACCGCGGCCTCCGCCAAGACCTTCGGCGCCGGGGGCGGAGGCGGCGCGGGAGCGGGCGGCTTGACAACCGTTCCCCGTGCGATATCACGCACCCGGTGCTCGGGCAGGCCTGCCGCGCCTCTGGGCACACCGGACTCGGGCAGCCGCGCGGTCTCGTCGAACAGCGGCTTGCCGGCCGGAACCGGAAAGACCGGCGGCGGCCGGTAGGGCTTCGCCGTCGCTGGCCGGATCACCGGAGGCAGCACGCCGACTTCCGCCGTCTCCACCGGCCCATCGCCGATCACGCCTACCTGGCGCACTTCCAACACAACTCGATCCGGGTTGGTCAGTTGATTGGCATGGATTTCCACCGGCCCATCAAGGTCGAGAACGACCCTGGTAACTCCGGCTCGATTCGGCGCCACCCGGATCTGTTTGACGGTCCCGTCGTTTACCGGAACAGTGTAGGAAAGGCCACGGAAATCTTCCTTCGGCTTTACGTCGAACAGGTCGACGTACACGCGGTCAGGATTGCGGAGCCTGTTGTATTCGAAACGCGCCTCTCCCGTCGTCTCCAGCGCGACTCGCGTTACGCCACGCGAGGACCAGAAGCGCACATCCTTGAGGACACTCGGCGATTGCGCCACCGCTGCCGGAATCGAACCCAGCACGACCGTGAAAACAAACGCCGCCCGCATCCATTGGCTCCAGGCGGTAGCCATAAGGGAATTCTACCTCTATCTGGTGCGAAGATTCAGCTTGCCCTCGGAATCCACCACCGCTTCGAGGGGCCTATGCTCCGGTTCCGCCGCCGGAGTGCGCACTTGCGCTGTCTGTTGCGGCTCGCGCCGCTGCTGACGCCGGCGCAATTCGCCGTAGCGTTTCCCGACCTTGTAGACGTATTCCCGGGTCTCCAGATACGGGGGGATTCCGTTGTACCGGACCACGGCTTCCTCCCCGGCATTGTACGCGGCTAGCACCAACCGCAAATCGGTGAACTGATCCTGCAGTTTGCGGAGGTACTTTACCCCACCTTCGATGTTCTGCCGCGTATCGAAGCTGTTGGACACGCCCATCCGCCGCGCCGTGTCCGGAATCAGTTGCATCAACCCTTGCGCGCCCTTGGGCGAAACGGCCAGCCGGTTGTAGGCGCTCTCGACGTGAATCACCGCATGCACCAGCAACGGATCGACCGCGTGCGCCGCGGCGGCCTCGGCCACGATATCGGCGATATTTCCCGGCGCGGCTACTTCTGGCGGAGGCTCGCCCGGTTTGATCACAACGGGCGCGATAACACGCGATTGGATCAGCTTCTCGCTCACCACCACCCGGCGCACCAGCCTGCCGGACCGGTCCGTCATCACCGTGGAAGACACGAGCGGCGAACCCGCCGTATCGGCGGCGAACAGGGGGAACGGAACCGTGCAAACCACGGCTATACTGAGGATTCCTCTCCGGGTCAACATGGCAATTGTCTCATGAAACCTGCTGAAACCGCGTCCGGGTTCGTGCTCGCCGGGGGCAGGAGCAGCCGGTTTGGCACGGACAAGGCCCTTCTCCCCTATCGCGGAATGTCGCTGCTCGAGTGGGTGGCCGAGCAGGTCCGAACGGCCGCCGGAACCGTGACGATCGTGGCCCCGCCGCGCCGCTACAGCCAGTTCGGTTTCAACGTTGTTGCCGACGCGAGACCCGATGCCGGCCCGCTCGGCGGCATCGAAACCGCCCTCACGGCGAGCGACGCCGATCTGAACCTCGTCGTCGCGTGCGACATGCCGCGCCTGGGCCACCCGGTTCTTGGCGCTCTCCTCGAGTCTGCGCGCGCCCATCCCCAGGCCGACTGCATTCTCGGACGCTCGGCATCGGGCGTCGAACCGCTGCTCGCCGTCTACCGGCGCCGCAGCCTTCGCGCCATCTCGGCCGCCCTGGATGCCGGCTCCCGTAAGATCACCGACGCCCTGACTCCCTTGCAAGTCGCTCATTTCGCGATCGATAATCAAGAAGTCACCGCCAACGTGAACACCCCGGAGGATTGGACAAGACACCGTGGCTGAAAGATTTCCTCACTATATCGAGTTTCGCCACGTGTATAAGACGTTCGACAGACCCATTTTAGTCGACGTCAGTTTTCATGTTCGTCCTGGGGAGACCGTAGCGATCATCGGCCGCAGCGGCGTCGGCAAGTCGGTCTCGCTCGGCCACATCATGGGGTTTCTCAAGCCCGACGAAGGCCAGATCATCGTCGCGCACACTGACATCACCCACGCCTCAGAAGCCGAACTGCGGCGCATCCGCCGGAAAGTGACCATGGTTTTCCAGTCCGGCGCGCTGTTCGATTCCCTTACCGTCGCGGAGAACATCCTGTTCTCGCTCGAACTGCGCGAGGACTACGACCAGGAGAATCGCGAAGAAGTGGTTCGTGGGCTACTCGAGATGGTCGACCTGCTCGAATTCTACGATGCCTACCCGACCGATCTCTCCACCGGCTACAAGCGCGCCGTCGCCATCGCGCGAGCCCTCGCCGCTCAGCCCGAATGCATCCTCTACGACGAGCCGACCACCATGGTGGACCCCATCATGTCGGACCACCTCGGCCATCTCATGCAGCGGCTAAAGGATCAGTTGCGGCTCACCTCGGTGGTTGTCACGCACGACCTCGACCTGATGCGTCTCGTCGCCGACAAGGTCGTGTTTCTCCACGACGGGCGGGTGATCTACTTCGGACCGGTTTCCGAACTGCCCGCTTCCGATCACCCGCACATCCGAGAGTTTCTCGCGATGGACCGCGTGGAGATCTGACGCGCCGTTACCGCCGGCGCAGCGCCGCCAACCCGAGCAGAGCGATCCCGGCCAAAGCGAACGTTCCCGGCTCCGGCGCGTTGACATTGGCCGCCGAGACATCGAGCGAAACGTCGTCGAGCCCGGCCATGTTGTCGCCCGTCGGAGTCGCATTCTCGAACGCAATCGTCGTTGACGCCGATGCCGCTTTGAAATTCACAACGAATTCGCGCCACGTGGTCTGGTTCGGCGTATCGTCGCTGTGACCGTAAGTGCCCACGAGGCTGCCATCGATATAGAGGCTGATGAGCGACGCATTCGGATAAACCGGGTCCGCATCGTCCTGGTTGCCCACCCAGAAGCTCAGCGTGTAATCAATGCCAGGCGTGGTGGTCACAGTCTGCGAAATCTGGCCCAGTAGCGTGTTTCCCGCTCCGGTGATGTCCAGGTGCTGGTCGCCCGAGTGCGACGGAAACAGCAATGTGCCGCCGTTCTCGGTGTACGAACTCGTCAACATCAGCAAGGCGGCGCCGGAAACATTCCAGTCCGTGATGAAGGTGTCGCCGGTGTTGACGATCTGGAAATTTCCTCCCATGACAGAGAGTTCAAATCCCGGGTTTGAAATCAGATTCGCAAAGAGCGACGGCGCGCCGAGCGACAAAAGTGTGATCGTGAGTACTTTTCTCATGAATATCCCCGAATGTAGGGCTTCTTCCGGAGAGAATACCACAGGTACTCCCAGTACTCAATACCCCTTTTTTGCTCGCAGGTTAGTACCCAGCGCGATAGCAAATGTCCGCGACTTGTCCGCAGCCAGCCCCGAATCAGTGTCGGAAATGCCGAATACCTGTGAACACCATTGCCAATCCGAGGCGGTCCGCCGCGGCGACTACGTCCTGGTCCTTGACTGAGCCGCCCGGTTGGATCGCCGCTGTGACGCCGACGTGGGCGGCTTCTTCGAGCCCGTCTGGAAACGGGAAGAACGCGTCCGAAGCGACGACGCACCCTTCGAGCGGCAACACCGCTTTCATCGCCCCGATTTTCACCGAATCGACGCGCGACATTTGCCCGGCGCCCACCGAAACGCTCTGCCCATCGCGTGAGTAAACGATCGCATTCGACTTCACGTGCTTGCACACTTTCCACCCGAACTCAAGCGCCCGCCATTCGGCATCCGTCGGCTGGCGCTGGGTCTTGACCGCGCAATCGGCCCGGCGCAGCACATGCCGGTCCGCGGTTTGGGCCAGAAATCCGCCGCTGATCGATTTGACGACGATGTCCCCCGATGTCGCCGGGCCTACTTCGAGCAGCCGCAGGTTCTTCTTCGACTGGAATACCTCGACGGCGGCCTGCGTAAAACCAGGCGCCGCGATGCATTCGGTGAAGATCTTCACCACCTCCGCCGCCGTCTCGCCGTCGATCTCGCGATTGAAGGCGAGCACGCCGCCGAACGCCGACACCGGATCGGCTGCGAGCGCCGCGCGGTAGGCCTCGGCGAGGGTCGATTGCTCGGCGCACCCGCACGGATTTGTGTGCTTGATGATGGCGCAGGCGGGGCGCTCGAACTCGAGAATAAGGTGCCAGGCGGCATCGAGGTCGACAAGGTTGTTGTACGAGAGTTCCTTGCCCTGCAACTGGCGTCCGCCGGCCACGCCTCCGCCGGCCGCATACAGCGCGGCCGATTGGTGCGGGTTCTCGCCGTAGCGTAGTTCCGCCGAACGGCGGACGTGGATGTCGAGTATGGAGGGCGTGGCGCCCGCGGCGGAATCGGTCAGCTTGCCGTCGAGAACGTCGATGCGGTCCAAACGAGCGGTGATGGCGCGATCATAGGCGGCGGTGCGGGCAAAAGCCGCCTTCGCCAGCCGCCAATGCGTATCGAGCGAAAGGGAGCCGTCGTTCGCGTCCAGTTCGGCGGCCAGCGTCGGATAGTCGGACGCGGAGGTGACGACGGCGACGTCCTGGTAGTTCTTGGCCGCTCCGCGGATCATCGTCGGTCCGCCGATATCGATGTTTTCCACTAGGTCCTCGACGCTCACGCCCTCCCTTTGCGCGTATTTTTCGAAGGCGTAAAGGTTCACCACTACCATGTCGATCGGCGGAATCGAGTGCTCGGCGAGAGCGCGCATGTGTGCTTCGTTGGATCGGATGGCAAGCATTCCGCCGGCGATTCGCGGATGAATCGTCTTCACTCGGCCGTCGAGCATTTCCGGAAACCCGGTCACCTGGGAGACGTCCCTCACGGTGAGGCCGGCATCGCGCAAGGACTTGGCCGTTCCGCCGGTGGAGATCAATTCCACGCCGTGATTGGCAAGGCAGCGGGCGAATTCAGCGAGTCCGGTTTTGTCGGTAACAGAGAGCAGGGCGCGTTGGATTTTTGCCATGAAACACACATTGTGGCATGGCGGCGGCGGCGCCGGTTCCTGCTATTCTCGGATTCGAAGGATGAGTGACGCCGGTACGATCGCGGTGGTGGCCGAGAAGCCCTCTGTGGCCCGCGATATCGCGAGGATATTGCAGGCTGGCAGAGCTGGAAGTGGTTTCCTCCACGGCGGCGGATACGTGGTTACCTGGGCCATCGGACACCTCGTCGGTCTCGCGCAGCCGGGCGAGATCCGGCCCGAGTGGCGATCCTGGCGGCGCGAGCAGTTGCCGATGCTTCCGCGCGATTGGCCGTTGGTGGTGGTGGATCAGACCAAGGACCAGTTCGAAGTGGTCCGAAAGATCCTGGCTTCGCCGAGAGTGTCGCGGGTCGTGTGCGCCACAGACGCCGGCCGCGAAGGAGAACTTATCTTTCGCTACATCTATGAGGCGGCCAAGTGCGACAAGCCCTGGGATCGCCTGTGGATTTCGTCCCTGACCCCCGAGGCGATTCGAGACGGGTTCGCGAAGCTCCGCGGCGGCCACGAGTATGACCCGCTGGCCGACGCCGCCCGCGGAAGGAGCCGTGCCGATTGGCTCGTCGGCATGAACCTCTCGCGAGCCTACACGCTTTCGAGCGGGGAGGATGTGTCGGTGGGCCGGGTCCAGACGCCGACTCTGGCGATGGTTGTGGAGCGCGAACTCGCGATTCGCGCATTCGTGCCGGAAGACTACCGGCAGGTGGTGGCGACGTTTTCGCCGCGGGACGGCGAAACGTACAAAGGTACGTGGTTCACGCCGGGAGTGGAACCGCTCGAAATGGCGACGCGCCTTCCTCCGAAGCCGGCAAAGAACGCCGAGCCTCTGCCGCCCGAACAGGATGCGGACGCGATCGCCGCGCGGGTCCGCGAAGGCGCGGCGGCCGTCGAAAGCGTCGAGCAGCAAACCAAGCGGATGGCGCCGCCGGGTTTCTACGACCTCACCGAACTCCAGCGCCACGCCAACCGGCTCTACGGCTTCAGCGCCCAGCGGACCCTGGAAGCAGCCCAAGCGCTCTACGAGAAGCACAAACTCATCAGCTATCCGCGAACAGACAGCCGGCATCTTTCCGCCGATGTCGCGCGCACGCTGCCGAAAGTGACCGCGGCTGTACGCGCACCCTACGAGGAAATGCTCGCCGAAGGAACCGGCGAGCGGCCGCTCGGGAAGCGGTACGTTGACGACGCAAAGGTTTCCGACCACCACGCGATCATCCCCACCGGCGCTTCGCCGCGCAATCTCGATCCAAAATCGGACGAGGGCAAGCTCTTCGACCTGATCTGCCGACGCCTCTTCCAGGCCTGGCACGGGGATCACGTGTGGTCGGTAACCACGGTGACTACCGGCGTTCGCAATGAGGCGCTGGGTTCGCTCGATCGATTTCACTCCACCGGATCGATGGTCGTCGAGCCCGGCTGGAAGGTGCTCGACATCGTGACGCGCCGCCGCGAGGAGACCGAGGAACAGACGCTTCCCTCCGGGCTCGCCGCGGGCCAGCCGCAGCGGATCGTGGAGGTGGAGGCCCTCGAGAAAAAGACCCGC encodes the following:
- a CDS encoding sialidase family protein, yielding MAIGCAKLCIILCLSALGAGAGIRTSAVFGTETATGPYKHPASVAELANGDLYLAYYGGGGEYERETAVYGARRAKGSSEWTRPAAIARDPFRSVGNAVVWQAPDGAVWLFYVVRYGETWSTSRIQMKVSRDGARTWSDPSMLAVAGMPAEGMMVRNAPVVLPSGEYLLPLYHEAGGDRESVGKDSTSRFARFDPKTGQWKASGVVRSAKGNIQPAPASLGDGRVIAFCRRGGGYGPVTDGYLVRAESTDGGRTWSEGRDSEFPNPNSAVDLLRLRNGRLMLVYNASMSERTPLRVAVSEDGGRSWPRQVDIGTGKNSFAYPFAIQKRDGGIAVVYTTDGRKRIMLCEFEEADIPAVAKVLP
- a CDS encoding deoxyhypusine synthase family protein, with the translated sequence MKALRIMHNHSSHSRPVAARRVDECDSLHDIFTQCLPSFGGAHLRRVYTILDKAIGAGCPLTLAVAGPVTISGQHQSWLIPLLETGWVAYLSTTDAVCYHDGHRALDGAKPADIQQVPIFGDDAKLLEEGTIRITDLGFPESWLLDQDRFVSSLLQLPEFQRKMTGPEFRSLLGKRFGALEKRNGVTPGLLSRCHDLAVPVFVGAPGDGSVFLNSMKLWAMRESGLIANYEFDLDLHGEVFDACAFHWWGLFDQPSRSLATLILGGGVPKNFNLQPEPALSQIFGLKDAHGYAFDVQIVTAPVTDGSLSSCYPAEAVTWGKVDKDTYQQSTESLQADYSTLMPFIVKALLDNRRRWERMAGEMGAETLFARRPEARGYLRPRAGYRLMDRREALRSRLLEEVRNNGDWLRETLHYPLP
- a CDS encoding polysaccharide deacetylase family protein; protein product: MKTLRWTLPLAAAAALAGPPVRYVGKTVYLNGAVAAVTHTFDDSHTAVLSTLDALDRYGVKATAFVSTERKPIEQLWPRLNKAIADGHEVGSHSRRHQCKWPDTEEICRQFYDDYEVAGSRDDILKNTKQPYVWSWCYPCGNCANYEFAWKKLAEHGYIAARNYPGEEQDLHNVPNLMTWADNPLNSAYTQVVQKKGGIAKSGRTDVAELNAKFDEVYARGGIYHFLSHPAWLDFGPDSFYELHLSYISRRPDVWYVPFGPLHAYRRLRESTEVRELGEGRFTVLSNLDPKVYSGSVTLEFRADTNTRVLYGRRELKQAKRGETPGWDAEFVRADGDRTLVTIRPGRAATTLEFR
- a CDS encoding diguanylate cyclase → MHPPAMGESAILTEAKPPASLPQVLVADDSPVSRRLLEAVLRKWGYSVVAVANGTEAWEILQKEGAPQLAILDWMMPGLSGPEVCALVRRHPRTLYTYLILLTSRHEKEDLIAGMESGADDYLVKPFDNNELKVRLGPGRRIVELQGELIKAQESLREQATKDSLTSLWNRHAIFEILTRELQRAYRESTALGIVLADLDKFKSVNDTFGHIAGDEVLREFAARLRNVVRSYDAAGRYGGEEFLIILPGCDGDTALLTAERMREAIHHSTFNTTTANLPVTASFGVTAIPRGRQLSPEQAIRYADEALYRAKQQGRNCSNFNPVS
- a CDS encoding N-acetylmuramoyl-L-alanine amidase, translating into MATAWSQWMRAAFVFTVVLGSIPAAVAQSPSVLKDVRFWSSRGVTRVALETTGEARFEYNRLRNPDRVYVDLFDVKPKEDFRGLSYTVPVNDGTVKQIRVAPNRAGVTRVVLDLDGPVEIHANQLTNPDRVVLEVRQVGVIGDGPVETAEVGVLPPVIRPATAKPYRPPPVFPVPAGKPLFDETARLPESGVPRGAAGLPEHRVRDIARGTVVKPPAPAPPPPPAPKVLAEAAVPAIVGNERALEPAPAEPNRRGNQSLTRALGLKLNRVVIDAGHGGKDQGTATRSGLLEKELVLDVALRLGRLLERGGIEVIYTRSKDVFIPLEKRTEIANNSKADLFLSIHANASSLRTVAGVETYYLSLASTPVEMDLAARENAASEKSIHELGDLVRQIAQNDALEESKDFAAKIQSASHELSVKSHGRLKNRGVKKAPLVVLIGASMPAVLTEIGFISNPREESLLKKGDHRQRIAEALEKGILEYGKTLSHFRVARRAAE
- a CDS encoding lytic transglycosylase domain-containing protein translates to MLTRRGILSIAVVCTVPFPLFAADTAGSPLVSSTVMTDRSGRLVRRVVVSEKLIQSRVIAPVVIKPGEPPPEVAAPGNIADIVAEAAAAHAVDPLLVHAVIHVESAYNRLAVSPKGAQGLMQLIPDTARRMGVSNSFDTRQNIEGGVKYLRKLQDQFTDLRLVLAAYNAGEEAVVRYNGIPPYLETREYVYKVGKRYGELRRRQQRREPQQTAQVRTPAAEPEHRPLEAVVDSEGKLNLRTR
- a CDS encoding molybdenum cofactor guanylyltransferase; its protein translation is MKPAETASGFVLAGGRSSRFGTDKALLPYRGMSLLEWVAEQVRTAAGTVTIVAPPRRYSQFGFNVVADARPDAGPLGGIETALTASDADLNLVVACDMPRLGHPVLGALLESARAHPQADCILGRSASGVEPLLAVYRRRSLRAISAALDAGSRKITDALTPLQVAHFAIDNQEVTANVNTPEDWTRHRG
- a CDS encoding ATP-binding cassette domain-containing protein, which produces MAERFPHYIEFRHVYKTFDRPILVDVSFHVRPGETVAIIGRSGVGKSVSLGHIMGFLKPDEGQIIVAHTDITHASEAELRRIRRKVTMVFQSGALFDSLTVAENILFSLELREDYDQENREEVVRGLLEMVDLLEFYDAYPTDLSTGYKRAVAIARALAAQPECILYDEPTTMVDPIMSDHLGHLMQRLKDQLRLTSVVVTHDLDLMRLVADKVVFLHDGRVIYFGPVSELPASDHPHIREFLAMDRVEI
- a CDS encoding DUF642 domain-containing protein gives rise to the protein MRKVLTITLLSLGAPSLFANLISNPGFELSVMGGNFQIVNTGDTFITDWNVSGAALLMLTSSYTENGGTLLFPSHSGDQHLDITGAGNTLLGQISQTVTTTPGIDYTLSFWVGNQDDADPVYPNASLISLYIDGSLVGTYGHSDDTPNQTTWREFVVNFKAASASTTIAFENATPTGDNMAGLDDVSLDVSAANVNAPEPGTFALAGIALLGLAALRRR
- the purH gene encoding bifunctional phosphoribosylaminoimidazolecarboxamide formyltransferase/IMP cyclohydrolase; the protein is MAKIQRALLSVTDKTGLAEFARCLANHGVELISTGGTAKSLRDAGLTVRDVSQVTGFPEMLDGRVKTIHPRIAGGMLAIRSNEAHMRALAEHSIPPIDMVVVNLYAFEKYAQREGVSVEDLVENIDIGGPTMIRGAAKNYQDVAVVTSASDYPTLAAELDANDGSLSLDTHWRLAKAAFARTAAYDRAITARLDRIDVLDGKLTDSAAGATPSILDIHVRRSAELRYGENPHQSAALYAAGGGVAGGRQLQGKELSYNNLVDLDAAWHLILEFERPACAIIKHTNPCGCAEQSTLAEAYRAALAADPVSAFGGVLAFNREIDGETAAEVVKIFTECIAAPGFTQAAVEVFQSKKNLRLLEVGPATSGDIVVKSISGGFLAQTADRHVLRRADCAVKTQRQPTDAEWRALEFGWKVCKHVKSNAIVYSRDGQSVSVGAGQMSRVDSVKIGAMKAVLPLEGCVVASDAFFPFPDGLEEAAHVGVTAAIQPGGSVKDQDVVAAADRLGLAMVFTGIRHFRH